AGATCAACGAAAAACCCCTGAACTGTTTAAAGCTGAATGATGTTCAAATCTAGTTGAATATAGAGGGTGATAAATTGAAGAAATTGAAGAGACATACCCTAAACATACATGACTAACCATCTTAGTCATTTATGATTAGGGTAGAGAATGAAGGGATTAGATTATCGTCTTATTACTCTTTAGAGGTCTATGTGTAGTGGATGAGAAAATTTGGCCAGCCACATGTAGGCTGGTCCTATGGTTGCAATACAAGAAGTAATTCGAAAAGTCAGAATGCTTCTATGGGGCGTACCATACATTTTGTCCAGAAACGTTACAGTTGTCGATTCATTATGTGCTTAGGAGGTTTTATTAATATTCAGAGCTTTTCAAAATTAACAGGTATTTCAGCACATACAATTCGATTTTATGAAAAAATTGGTGTGTTAAAACATGTAGCAAGAAATGCCAGTGGACATCGTTTTTTTACTTCAAAAGACATTGATTGGGTTGGGTTTGTCATACGGCTAAAAGAAATGGGTATGTCGTTGGATAATATAAAGCTGTATGCAGATTTAAGAGAAAAAGGAGAATCTACGTCAGAACGACGAAAACAGTTACTACAAGAGCATGTTCTTATCCTAGAAGAAAAAATAGCCTTAGAATCACTACACCTTAAAAAGATTAAAGAGAAAATAATTTATTATGAAGATGCTATTAATAACAAATTAAGCACTTGACTTAGAGTTAACTCCAAGACTTAAGCTGCTGTTTTTACATTAATAAACAGAGGCTTATATGACAACTTTAAATGAACGTTATGAAACAGGGTTAAAAAACTTAAAAATCATCGATCAAGAAGCCGGTGAAAAAGTAGCTAGCAGCTTAATTGATATTTCGCCTGATTTAGTGAAATACATGATTGAATATGCTTTTGGTGATGTTTATAACCGAACAGAGTTAACCCTAAAGTCCAAAGAATTGACTGTTGTTGCCGCTCTAACTGCAATGGGTAATGCGACACCGCAGTTAAAAGTACATATTCATGGTGCATTAAATGTAGGTTGTAACATTGCTGAAATTCAAGAAGTGGTATTACAAATGTCTGGTTATTCGGGGTTTCCAAGCGCAATTAATGGAATGTTAGCATTAAAAGATGTGGTGGAGGATCGTAAGCTAGAAGGAAAAAAAGATGAACTAGGGGTTGTACAACCTTCAATTGTCCCTAAAAATTCAACTCGTTATGAGTTAGGTGCTAACAATTTAAGCATGTTAAATTCCAATCAAGTTGAAAACTTAGAGCAAACCTTTAAAGATATTTCACCGGACATGGCAAAATTTGTTATTGAATATGGTTTTGCAGATATATTATCAAGACCTGCTTTAGATTTTAAGCACAGAGAAATGGCGACGATTGCGGCTTTAACTGCAATGGGTACCGCCCCATCTCAGCTTAAATTTCATATAAAAGCTGGGTTAAATATTGGCGTAAGCCAAGTAGAGATACAAGAAATAATGATTTTAATGAGTGTTTATGCAGGATTCCCTTCTTCGATTAATGGCACACTGGCATTAATCGAAGTGATTAATGAGAAAGGGTGAAATTAAAGCTGCACATAACAAATAAGAATAAGTGTCGCGGAGCCAGCACTTTATTCGGGTGTTGAACAAGCCCGTTGTCCTTTTAAGTAAATTGCTCGGTCGACCTGTAGCCTTCGATATGGCGCTGACACAAGCCATCTCATGATGGCTGCAGGGATGTATACGCGAGGAATGTAAAAATATCTACTCTAATTGATAAATTGCCCTAAAGCGTTTATGTCCAGAAATGAGTCGGTGGCGATTCAAGTCACAGAAATCGAGTTATACTCAAAAGCTTTAAAGTGTATGTCCCTTTTAGCATAAGACTCGGTAATCGATTTTGGCAATAGCGCCCAGCTGAAGTCTTCTTGAATAAGCTTAATAATCACAGCCAATTGATCGACATACTCATGTTGAGAGGAAAGAATGACTTTTTCCGTCATTTTGTAAAATTGAAGCAAAAATTGAAGAGACACACACCATTAGAAAAGGAAAACAGGCGATTTTTGATGCTTTGTATTTTAGTGTTATCCAGATTACAAAAGTGTGTGTCAGTGTTCCGCGTTTCGTTTCGTGACCTAAGTTAGCCCGCTTTCTTAATCATAGTTACTGGGTTGTAACCTTTCTCACCCTTGCTTACTGGCTCGCTAGGATTGTAATGGCGCATAAGAACATTAAATTTACCCGTCTTATTACCTTCCATAGTTGGGATATTATTTGGCTGACCTTCACACCCAAAACGGAGAGTGTATGTTCCATCGTTGTTAACAACTGGTGCCATTTCACTCGAAATGTTGGCTTTATCGTTAAACATGCGTCCATCAGCATTATAAACGGTCGCAGACCAGAATGCGCCTGCCTTCGGATCATTAAAAGTCGTTTCATAACATGCATTCGCATCGAAGTACTGGCTGGTTTGATAGATATTGTCTTCTACCATCGCGCCACCCCAACCGCCAGCAGCGCCAACATAATTCATATAATCGGTTTGGCCGCTTTCTTTGTTACCAAACGCCTTAGA
This portion of the Vibrio sp. VB16 genome encodes:
- a CDS encoding MerR family transcriptional regulator — protein: MNIQSFSKLTGISAHTIRFYEKIGVLKHVARNASGHRFFTSKDIDWVGFVIRLKEMGMSLDNIKLYADLREKGESTSERRKQLLQEHVLILEEKIALESLHLKKIKEKIIYYEDAINNKLST
- a CDS encoding carboxymuconolactone decarboxylase family protein, yielding MAKFVIEYGFADILSRPALDFKHREMATIAALTAMGTAPSQLKFHIKAGLNIGVSQVEIQEIMILMSVYAGFPSSINGTLALIEVINEKG